The Thermosynechococcus sp. HN-54 DNA segment ACAATGGCTGTGTTTTGCCAGACGATCTCCATCGCTTGCTTGGCAATGCGAATGGCAAGGGTCAGTCCCCGCAAGTCATCCTCCATCAGCACTACATCGGCGGTTTCACGGGCAATATCGGTTGCGCCGGCAAAGGAAATAGAGACATCGGCATAGGCAAGAGCCGCAGAGTCATTGATACCATCGCCACAGAAAGCAACCACTTTACCGCTGTCATGGAGGGCACGCACCACCTCCACTTTCTTTTCCGGGAAGGCTTCGGCGTAGATATTGTTGGGAGCAATCCCTAAGTCTTTAGCCACCGCACGGGCAACGCGGCCAATGTCACCCGTCAGCATATGGGGAGTAATGCCTGCGCCTTTGAGTTCACGGATGACTTCGGGACTTTCATTGCGGATGGGATCGCTGTAGAGAATCACCCCAATTAACCGACCATCCCCAGCCACATAGACAATTGACGCCCGCCCAGAATCGAGATCAGGGAAGCGTTCATTGAGATCCATCAGGCAAATGTTTTCCTGCTCCATCATGCGGCGGCTACCCACCCGCAGATCCACACCCCGCACTTTTGTGGCCACACCGAGGCCAACGCGGTATTCCCAGTCTTCACAATCAAAGAGGGGCTGATGGGTTTCGCGGGCATGGCGGACAATGGCTTCAGCTACGGGGTGGGTGAGTCCCTGCTCAGCACTGGCGGCCATACTGAGGATGTCATCGGCGCTGAAGTGAGGATCCATGACTTTAATATCTGTCACGCCGGCATGGCCTTGGGTCAGGGTGCCGGTTTTATCAAAGACAATCGTGTCAATTTGAGCCAGTTTTTCGATCGCGCGACCACTGCGAATGAGGACGCCATGTTGAGCGGCATAGGTCAGCGCCGAGAGAATCGTGGTGGGGACAGAAACCCGAATCCCCGTACCGAGGTCAAGGGTCAGCAGAGCGATCGCCCGATTCAAATCCCCAGAGAGTAACCCTACTCCTGCCCCAATGGCCAAGGTAGGCACCACCATCTGGTTAGCGACAGCAGCCGCATAGTTTTCAATGCGAGTATCATGCACCGGTGCCGACTGCATTAAGCCGACAATCACACCCGCGCGGGTATTGTTGCCCACCCGCTCCGCTAAGATGACCAATTGGCCATCCACCAGTAGGGTCGAAGCAAAAACCTCCATTCCCTCAGTGCGCGTTACCGGTACGGACTCGCCCGTGAGTTTGCACTGATCAATGAGACCTGTACCCCGCAAAATGATGCCATCAACGGGAATTTGATCCCCCGGATAGACAACCACGCGATCGCCCTCGACGAGGTCTTTCACTTCAACCTCAACCTCAACCCCATCCCGTTCCACAAAGGTGGTTTTGCCGAGGCAATCCAGCAGATCAAGGTTGGCGCGCTCCGATCCCCTTGCCGTGAGGTCACGAATCACTTCGCCCCCCTCGATCAGACCCAGCATAAAGGAGGGGGCAAAATAGTGCCCTTGCATCGTGTGCAGGGAAATTGCCAAGCCATCGAGGAAGTCAATCGTTAACTGTTTCTCCTCTTGAATGGCTGCCCAAGCTCGCTGAAACACGGGCATTGCCCCTGCAATCACCACACTGGCAATGAGGTAACCGGGAATGGGCACCCCCATCCAAGCTGCCAAACTCAACCCTAGCCCCAACGCCGGCAAGCCCAAGCGTTCCCAGTAGTTAATCTCATGGGTCTCAGTCGCAGCAGCGGTTGTTTCACTGCTGAGGGCTTTCACTTCAGGGTTGGCTGCCACTTGAATCGACTCAAAAATTTGCCCCTGTACCGTTGCCAAGGCTTCGCCAAAGAGCTTCGGGTTATATTCCACCACTAAAGAGCGAGCGGGGGGATTAATGCGCGCCGTTGTGACTGCCGGTAAATTGCCCACCAAATAGAGCAACCGTGCCCCATATTCAGCATCAAAGCCCAACCGCGGAATGCGAATCCGAAAGCGACCCCTAATCCAGTGCACAACCTGATAATGAACAGTTTCTGCGGTGATCTGGCGGCTGGGTAATTCTGATTGTGGGGAACGACTTCGGGTAATGGTGGTCATGACTGATTCCTAGTGATATCGAATGGCCAAAAGGTTCTAAATATCTTTTGTCAGAAGTAAATTACTGAATCGTGTCGACTTGTGCTGACCATCATTCCCTAAACAGGCAAATGGACGAAATCAAGCAAAAGTTGAGTTAAATTAAACCAGTCCAAGGCAACAAAAGCAATCCAGCATAGGACAGTTCCTGCCGAGGCGAACCTTCAGACTTAAGCTTTGTCGGTTAGGTATCGTAGAATTTATCTGCATACTGAGGAACAAGCAGATGATGGATACGGCGATCGCAACGATTCGTGCCCGCGAAATTTTGGACTCCCGGGGGCGACCCACTGTAGAAGCAGAAGTTGAACTCGATTGTGGCATTGTTGGACTCGCTCAAGTCCCCAGTGGTGCCTCAACGGGAAGTTTTGAAGCCCATGAACTGCGTGACGGCGATCCCAAACGCTACGGTGGCAAAGGGGTACTGACAGCGGTCGAAAATATTGAAACCACGATTCTGAATGCCCTCGTGGATCTCAATGCCCTTGATCAAACAGCAATTGACCAGTGCCTGATCGAACTCGACGGCAGTGAGAATAAATCCAACCTTGGCGCCAATGCGATTCTTGCGGTTTCCCTTGCCACGGCCAAAGCGGCGGCAGAATATCTCGGTCAACCGCTGTATCGCTATCTGGGGGGGCCTCTGGCCAATGTCCTCCCCGTGCCGATGATGAACGTGATCAACGGGGGTGCCCATGCCGCCAACAACATTGACTTTCAGGAATTCATGATTATGCCCGTTGGTGCTCCCAGTTTTCGGGAGGGATTGCGCTGGGGAGCAGAGGTTTTTGCCGCTCTGAGTAAGGTGCTGGCTGACAAGGGCTTGCTTACGGGGGTGGGGGATGAAGGTGGGTTTGCGCCTAACCTAGACTCCAACCAAGCGGCCTTGGATATTCTGCTTCAGGCCATTGAAACCGCTGGTTATACCCCCGGCACTCAGGTTGCGCTCGCCCTCGATGTCGCCGCCAATGAATTTTATGAAGACGGCAAATATGTGTTTGATAATACCAGCCGTACTGGTCCTGAGTTAATCCGCTACTACGAAGAACTGGTGAGCAATTATCCTATTGTTTCAATCGAGGATGGCTTGCAGGAGGAAGACTGGGACAACTGGGTACTGCTGACCGAAACCCTTGGCGGGCGCATTCAACTGGTGGGGGATGACTTGTTTGTCACCAACCCGAAGCGGCTGCAACGCGGTATTGACAATGGGGTGGCCAATGCAATCTTGATAAAACTCAATCAGATTGGTTCCTTGACGGAAACCCTGCAAACCATTGATCTGGCGACTCGCAAGGGCTACCGCTCGGTGATTAGCCACCGCTCTGGCGAAACCGAAGATACCACCATTGCGGATCTGGCTGTCGCCACCCGTGCAGGTCAAATCAAAACAGGCTCCCTTTGTCGGAGTGAACGGGTCGCCAAGTACAACCGCCTTCTGCGTATTGAAGCAGAACTGGGAGATCAAGCGGTGTATGCGCCCACGGTCGGCTTGGGACCACGCTAGGTGATTCGTGCCCGCAAACGGTTTGGCCAGCATTGGCTGCGCAGTGAGTCGGTTTTAGCGCAAATAATTGCTGCTGCAGAACTGCAAGCGGGCGATCGCGTGCTGGAAATTGGTCCGGGTCGGGGTGCCCTGACTCGACCCCTCTTGGCGAGCGGTGCTGAGGTGGTGGCAGTTGAGCTGGATCGGGATCTGTGCAGCAAGTTGCGGCAGCAGTTTGGCGGAGATCGATTTCAGTTGATTGAGGGGGATATTCTGAAGGTTGATTTAGCTCCCTTGAACTGCCACAAGGTGGTGGCCAATATCCCCTACAACATCACAGGGCCATTGCTGGGACACCTGCTGGGCAGTATTGCGCGGCCGCGTCGGCCTCCCTTTGAGCGATTAATTCTGCTCGTGCAAAAAGAAATTGGCGATCGCCTGATGGCCGCTCCCAATAGCAAGGCCTATGGTGCTCTTTCGGTACGGGCACAATTTTTAGCCACCTGTGAGACGGTGTGTCACGTGCCCCCCCGTGCCTTTCAGCCGCCACCTAAGGTAGATTCTGTGGTTGTCTGTCTGCGACCCCACGCCACGCTGCCAAGGGTGCGATCGCCCCAATGGTTGGAAACTCTGCTGAAACAAGGGTTTGCCACTCGCCGCAAGATGCTCGCCAATGCCCTCAAGTCCCTTGTGGAACCCGATCAAGTGCGCCAGGCCCTGCT contains these protein-coding regions:
- a CDS encoding heavy metal translocating P-type ATPase, whose amino-acid sequence is MTTITRSRSPQSELPSRQITAETVHYQVVHWIRGRFRIRIPRLGFDAEYGARLLYLVGNLPAVTTARINPPARSLVVEYNPKLFGEALATVQGQIFESIQVAANPEVKALSSETTAAATETHEINYWERLGLPALGLGLSLAAWMGVPIPGYLIASVVIAGAMPVFQRAWAAIQEEKQLTIDFLDGLAISLHTMQGHYFAPSFMLGLIEGGEVIRDLTARGSERANLDLLDCLGKTTFVERDGVEVEVEVKDLVEGDRVVVYPGDQIPVDGIILRGTGLIDQCKLTGESVPVTRTEGMEVFASTLLVDGQLVILAERVGNNTRAGVIVGLMQSAPVHDTRIENYAAAVANQMVVPTLAIGAGVGLLSGDLNRAIALLTLDLGTGIRVSVPTTILSALTYAAQHGVLIRSGRAIEKLAQIDTIVFDKTGTLTQGHAGVTDIKVMDPHFSADDILSMAASAEQGLTHPVAEAIVRHARETHQPLFDCEDWEYRVGLGVATKVRGVDLRVGSRRMMEQENICLMDLNERFPDLDSGRASIVYVAGDGRLIGVILYSDPIRNESPEVIRELKGAGITPHMLTGDIGRVARAVAKDLGIAPNNIYAEAFPEKKVEVVRALHDSGKVVAFCGDGINDSAALAYADVSISFAGATDIARETADVVLMEDDLRGLTLAIRIAKQAMEIVWQNTAIVAIPNIGALLSGVFFALDPILAVVINNGTAILAELNGLRPLAGPGGPLPLPPVKDTQEFLAEWEATHPAQPVQHIPPKVTGTHA
- the eno gene encoding phosphopyruvate hydratase, producing MMDTAIATIRAREILDSRGRPTVEAEVELDCGIVGLAQVPSGASTGSFEAHELRDGDPKRYGGKGVLTAVENIETTILNALVDLNALDQTAIDQCLIELDGSENKSNLGANAILAVSLATAKAAAEYLGQPLYRYLGGPLANVLPVPMMNVINGGAHAANNIDFQEFMIMPVGAPSFREGLRWGAEVFAALSKVLADKGLLTGVGDEGGFAPNLDSNQAALDILLQAIETAGYTPGTQVALALDVAANEFYEDGKYVFDNTSRTGPELIRYYEELVSNYPIVSIEDGLQEEDWDNWVLLTETLGGRIQLVGDDLFVTNPKRLQRGIDNGVANAILIKLNQIGSLTETLQTIDLATRKGYRSVISHRSGETEDTTIADLAVATRAGQIKTGSLCRSERVAKYNRLLRIEAELGDQAVYAPTVGLGPR
- the rsmA gene encoding 16S rRNA (adenine(1518)-N(6)/adenine(1519)-N(6))-dimethyltransferase RsmA, which produces MIRARKRFGQHWLRSESVLAQIIAAAELQAGDRVLEIGPGRGALTRPLLASGAEVVAVELDRDLCSKLRQQFGGDRFQLIEGDILKVDLAPLNCHKVVANIPYNITGPLLGHLLGSIARPRRPPFERLILLVQKEIGDRLMAAPNSKAYGALSVRAQFLATCETVCHVPPRAFQPPPKVDSVVVCLRPHATLPRVRSPQWLETLLKQGFATRRKMLANALKSLVEPDQVRQALLQLGRDPNSRAEALRLEDWLALSELLQQPHQDQQDPQPPTGGSANG